Proteins co-encoded in one Garra rufa chromosome 7, GarRuf1.0, whole genome shotgun sequence genomic window:
- the LOC141338743 gene encoding amine sulfotransferase-like has translation MAQQEYKVLSDKLFTYKGTVLTLEDEYDLSPEYIDSLVDFETKDDDVFVVTFPKSGTVWTQRIMTLIYMEDFPDQANQVTKEQIPWIEYQLKGTDYNTRPSPRLFSSHLLQPLMPKMLQRKGKVIYVMRNPKDVVVSYFHFSNKMKNLDSSENFDEMLEKFFTGCMVGGCWFDHVKGWIQNKDKYNILILTYEEMIKDLRSAVVKICEFVGKNLSEAAIDKVVEAATFKHMKKDPLANYEFLPSNITDHPKGLFMRKGTVGDWKNSLTVAQSECFDRIYQEKMKDVPLNMVWDLSELHG, from the exons ATGGCTCAGCAGGAATACAAAGTGCTTAGTGACAAACTGTTCACATACAAAGGAACTGTATTAACTTTGGAAGACGAGTATGATCTTTCTCCAGAATATATTGATAGTTTAGTGGATTTTGAAACAAAGGATGATGATGTCTTTGTTGTCACCTTCCCAAAATCTG GTACAGTATGGACCCAACGGATCATGACGCTAATATACATGGAAGATTTCCCTGACCAAGCCAACCAAGTCACAAAGGAGCAGATACCCTGGATAGAGTATCAGTTAAAAGGGACAGATTACAACACACGTCCATCTCCAAGACTCTTCTCTTCCCATTTACTTCAGCCGCTGATGCCCAAAATGCTGCAAAGAAAAGGAAAA GTCATCTATGTCATGAGAAACCCTAAAGATGTCGTGGTGTCATATTTCCATTTTTCCAACAAAATGAAAAACCTGGATTCTTCTGAGAACTTTGATGAGATGCTGGAAAAATTCTTCACAGGATGCA TGGTTGGTGGCTGTTGGTTTGATCATGTTAAAGGATGGATTCAAAATAAAGACAAATACAACATCCTGATCCTTACTTATGAAGAAATGATCAAG GACCTCAGATCTGCTGTTGTGAAAATCTGTGAGTTTGTGGGAAAGAATCTGTCAGAAGCAGCGATCGATAAAGTGGTAGAGGCAGCCACGTTCAAGCACATGAAGAAAGACCCCTTGGCCAACTATGAATTCCTTCCTTCGAATATTACAGACCATCCAAAGGGACTTTTTATGCGCAAAG GAACAGTTGGGGACTGGAAGAACTCTTTAACCGTGGCTCAGAGTGAATGTTTTGACCGCATCTACCAAGAAAAAATGAAGGACGTACCTCTGAACATGGTCTGGGAcctctcagaattgcatggcTGA